A region of the Candidatus Nanosynbacter lyticus genome:
GCATTAGCTAAAATCTGTAAATGTGCTCGCTCCGAGCCATTCTTCTCGCCCTTTGACATACGAATCAGCGGACCATAACCCAACTTATCACCAGCATCACCAATACTTTCCGTTCGCACCAAAGCTGCCCGCCAAGCAGTCAAAATTCCCTCTGGCTCAGAAAAATGCGTAAACAAATATTCTGTCACCGCCAATTCCAAAACCGCATCACCTAAGAATTCCAAGCGCTCATTGTGATGATGAACGGATTTTCGATGCTCATTCACATAGCTACGGTGAGTCAAAGCTGTAATCAGCAAATCCAAATTTGTAAATTCAAAACCTAATTTTTCGCGCGCAAATTCCTGATACGGAGTCGTGTTCATTCCACTCATCTACAAGTTCTCCTGTCTAATTCGCTTCATCGCCAAAAGAATCAGCTTGCCAATATCTTCATATTCAACTTCATCCAGCGCCTCATGAAAACTAAACCATTTAAGACCATTCATCCACTCTTCCTTTTGGAGTCTCTCATTAGGATCCAACGCCTTAACTAGATAAACTTGCGTTGTCATCAATACCAATTTATCGATTCGACGATAACGAAAATTCACCTTGCCCAGCCAGCCGTGCAGTTCAATTTTCTTCAGTCCAGTCTCCTCGCCGATTTCCCTACGTGCTGTCACCTGAGCCGTTTCACCCGGCTCAATATGACCTTTGGGAATTGTCCAGCGGTCGCGAGCATCTTGATATAGCAAAAATTCTGCCTCACCCTTTTTATTACGACGAAAAATAACACCACCAGCGGTTGGCTCACGTACAATTTCCTGAATCAGCGGTTTCTTACTACCGCCAAAATATTTTTTTATCTTATCAAAGTTGCTTGTTCTCACTGTCGGATTCCTCCACGAGAGTACGGAGCGCCGTGCCTAGCACGCCATTCACAAACTTACCCGAGTTATCCGAACCGAACGCTTTTGCTAGTTCTACCGCCTCATTAATCACCACTTTTGGCGGAACCGTATCTGCACAGTAGAGCAATTCATACAAACCAATTCTTAGAACTGTTCTATCAACCCTAGATAGCTGGTCAATTGGCCACTCTGGAGCTAAAGGTTTTAGCTTTTCGTCCAATTCCATCTGATTCGCCAGTACGCCACTAACTAGATTATCAACAAATTCAACGTCATCAACGGATGATTTATACTCCGCTAAATTACGCTGTAAGATACTTTTGTAGTCAATACCAGCATCGCCCACCTCTGCACGAAACTCATATTCATACAGTGTCTGCAACGCGACAATTCGTCCTAAATGACGGTTTGATGCCATTACTAAGCGTCCTGTTCGTAATTATTATTTTGTTGTTTTACCAGTTTCACGCTTAGTCGTCTTCACTTTCACTGGTGAAGTTCCATTAACGCGACGTGCCAATTTTAATACCAAATGACTGCGACGAAGTCCAGTTTTACGTGGACTGCTCTGTTTTTTAGGCTGTGCCATAATTTATTCTCCTCTTTTAGGTTGTCATAAAACTTACGTACCATTATACCTTTTTTATTAGGTAATCTCAAGGTTTTATCTAAAAATTATACAAGTGTATTGACTTTTTGTATTGGTTATGTTAATATATAAAACATGAGTAAAGAACAGTTTACACCACAAAGTAACGAGGACGACAGACCTGTAATAGAAATACCAAAATCTGTAGTTAAAATTGGTGCAGTAGCATTAGCCACGTTAGGATTAGCTGGAGCTGCGAACACCCTGGGATTGTTCTATAGCCCTAAATCACCAGAAAAAGGACCAAGCCCTGCTCACCAAGTAGCTCAAGTTGTAGAGGATTATAGTAATGGAGTCATCACGGAGCTACCAGAAGATACAGAAATTCGCACTGTCACACTTGAAGAGGGAGAAAACCCGACTTCGGTGGCCGAAACAGCCATGGAAGAATACAACGAGGAAAATCCTGAAAATAAGATAGACACTAATGAGGCAAGAAGCTCCATACATGAAACTAGCATTAGTATGAAAGAGATCTACAAAGATGAGACGGGCAATACAGAGATCCAGCCGGGAGCTATAGTTAACATTGCCATAGGTGACATAAACGGTGACGGAAAGCCAAGTGTAGCCATAACAGGAATAGAAGACGGATCGAAATAGGCTGTTTTCTAGACCACGATATTCACCAGCTTGCCTGGAACATAAACCATCTTTTTAGGTGGTTTATTGTTTGTAAACTTTTGGACGTTTTCGTCAGCTAGAGC
Encoded here:
- the rnc gene encoding ribonuclease III, giving the protein MSGMNTTPYQEFAREKLGFEFTNLDLLITALTHRSYVNEHRKSVHHHNERLEFLGDAVLELAVTEYLFTHFSEPEGILTAWRAALVRTESIGDAGDKLGYGPLIRMSKGEKNGSERAHLQILANAFEAVIGAIYLERGFDDARDFIHKHIIVKLDGILESGSWRDPKSYLQEISQRVDNQTPVYKVLSEEGPDHDKVFTLGVFVGDNMMGRGIGPSKQVAQQQAARAAIAKYKESGEK
- a CDS encoding NUDIX hydrolase; protein product: MRTSNFDKIKKYFGGSKKPLIQEIVREPTAGGVIFRRNKKGEAEFLLYQDARDRWTIPKGHIEPGETAQVTARREIGEETGLKKIELHGWLGKVNFRYRRIDKLVLMTTQVYLVKALDPNERLQKEEWMNGLKWFSFHEALDEVEYEDIGKLILLAMKRIRQENL
- the nusB gene encoding transcription antitermination factor NusB, translated to MASNRHLGRIVALQTLYEYEFRAEVGDAGIDYKSILQRNLAEYKSSVDDVEFVDNLVSGVLANQMELDEKLKPLAPEWPIDQLSRVDRTVLRIGLYELLYCADTVPPKVVINEAVELAKAFGSDNSGKFVNGVLGTALRTLVEESDSENKQL